In the genome of Falsirhodobacter halotolerans, one region contains:
- the folP gene encoding dihydropteroate synthase, whose amino-acid sequence MTYYRPIPMTDPARPAGARTLAGGWCWFDRVEVLARGTAPQIVPLSDVPTEVLHRMTARRAPLHGLDWAAPRIMGIVNATPDSFSDGGRYDPVAHGRTLEADLLDIGGESTRPGAETVPEDQEIARIRPVIDGLRGRVPISVDTRKARVAVASDADMVNDVSAMLYDPGMAAAVARMGASVCLMHAQGLPETMQDDPRYDDVLLEVYDHLADRMAAAEAAGIARDRIVVDPGIGFGKTAAHNVTLLRRLSLFHTLGCPVLLGVSRKRFIGAIGGAEVPRDRMPGSVAVALAGVAQGVQVLRVHDVNETRQALRLWQAATGV is encoded by the coding sequence ATGACGTATTACCGCCCCATTCCGATGACCGATCCCGCCCGCCCCGCCGGGGCGCGGACGCTGGCCGGGGGGTGGTGCTGGTTCGACCGGGTGGAGGTTCTTGCGCGCGGAACCGCGCCGCAGATCGTGCCTTTGTCCGATGTGCCGACCGAGGTGCTGCACCGGATGACCGCGCGGCGGGCGCCGTTGCACGGGCTGGACTGGGCGGCCCCCCGCATCATGGGCATCGTGAACGCGACACCGGACAGTTTTTCCGATGGCGGCCGCTATGACCCGGTGGCGCATGGCCGGACCCTGGAGGCCGACCTGCTGGACATCGGCGGCGAAAGCACCCGGCCGGGGGCCGAGACCGTGCCGGAGGATCAGGAGATCGCCCGCATTCGCCCCGTGATCGACGGGCTGCGCGGGCGGGTGCCGATATCGGTCGATACGCGCAAGGCGCGGGTGGCGGTCGCGTCGGATGCGGATATGGTCAACGATGTGTCGGCGATGCTTTACGATCCGGGCATGGCGGCGGCGGTGGCGAGGATGGGCGCGTCGGTCTGTCTGATGCATGCCCAGGGCCTGCCGGAGACGATGCAGGACGACCCCCGCTATGACGATGTGCTGCTGGAGGTCTATGACCATCTGGCCGACCGGATGGCCGCGGCCGAAGCGGCGGGCATTGCGCGCGACCGGATCGTGGTCGATCCCGGCATCGGGTTCGGCAAGACCGCGGCGCATAACGTGACGTTGCTGCGCCGTCTGTCGCTGTTCCACACGCTGGGATGTCCGGTTCTGCTAGGCGTATCGCGCAAGCGGTTCATCGGCGCGATCGGCGGGGCGGAGGTCCCGCGCGACCGGATGCCGGGATCGGTGGCAGTGGCTTTGGCGGGGGTGGCGCAGGGCGTGCAGGTCCTGCGTGTGCATGATGTGAATGAAACGCGGCAGGCCCTGCGCCTGTGGCAGGCCGCAACGGGGGTGTGA
- a CDS encoding dihydroneopterin aldolase: protein MPHDRIFLRDHTVEVEIGAFEVERGITQRLRFNVEVEVARVEAGDDVDRILSYDRIAEAISGELSAGRVALLETLADGIAARVLAHPQALSAQIEIEKPDRGPFTLGIRILRRRGEVAAPHMSRAVPVVWLGRAEGLLPGAVHCLHAEGPRLTDPEKQRRADLLALDMAAWHRADADPRFTVAGSRTEIEWAVGQGQAVLWAPARMVLDAADPPSTTPVALAEWLAGELGAASITVFDTFPAESRIPQTRP from the coding sequence ATGCCGCATGACCGCATCTTCCTGCGCGATCACACCGTGGAGGTGGAGATAGGAGCCTTCGAGGTCGAACGCGGCATCACCCAACGCCTGCGCTTCAACGTGGAGGTGGAGGTGGCGCGGGTGGAGGCGGGGGACGATGTGGACCGCATCCTGTCCTATGACCGCATCGCCGAGGCGATTTCGGGCGAGCTTTCGGCGGGGCGCGTGGCGCTTCTGGAAACCCTGGCCGACGGGATCGCGGCGCGGGTGCTGGCGCACCCTCAGGCGCTGTCGGCGCAGATCGAGATCGAGAAGCCGGATCGCGGCCCCTTCACGCTTGGCATCCGCATTCTGCGCCGGCGGGGCGAGGTGGCGGCCCCCCACATGTCGCGCGCGGTGCCGGTGGTCTGGCTGGGGCGGGCCGAGGGGCTGCTGCCGGGGGCGGTGCATTGCCTGCACGCCGAAGGCCCGCGCCTGACCGATCCCGAAAAGCAGCGCCGCGCGGATCTGTTGGCGCTGGACATGGCCGCGTGGCACCGCGCCGATGCCGATCCGCGATTTACCGTCGCGGGATCGCGGACCGAGATCGAATGGGCGGTGGGGCAGGGGCAGGCCGTCCTCTGGGCGCCCGCGCGGATGGTGCTGGACGCCGCCGACCCGCCCTCCACCACGCCCGTGGCCCTGGCCGAATGGCTGGCCGGGGAATTGGGGGCCGCGTCGATCACGGTGTTTGACACATTTCCGGCGGAAAGCCGCATTCCGCAGACCCGACCCTGA